GTCGACGACCTGCGTGAAGAGCACGACGAGCGTCCGCTTCTTCACGCGCACGGCGAGCGCCTCGAAGGCGGCCCGGTAATTCGTGGGGGCGAGGTCGGGCTCGATGTCATAACCGGCCTGCACGATCTTGCGCGTCGCGCGGGCGCCGCCCGTGAGCGGGGCATACGCGAGGACCTCCTCGGCGAAGGCCATCATGGAGACCTTGTCGCCGCCGCGCGACGCGACGTGCGAGAGCATGAGCGTCGCATTCAGGGCATGATCGAAGAGGGATAGATTCGCGAACTCGGCCGTCATGAGGCGGCCGGCGTCGATGAGGAAGACGACGTTCTGATCACTCTCGAGCTGGTATTCGCGGGCGATGAGCTTCTTGCGGCGCGCCGTGGCCCGCCAGTCGATGCTGCGGTATTCGTCCTCGCGTCGATACTCGCGGAGGCGCGCGAACTCGCTCTCGCCGCCGAGCCTGCGCGAGGCGCGCACGCCGGCCGGGTCGCGGTCCTGCCGCGCGAGGAGCTCGTAGCCGCGGACGGCCTCGAGGTCGGGATACACCTTCACCGGGGAGCGCGCGGCGATGGTGTATTGCCGGATCCAGAGGCCGAGGGGCGAAGGATAACGGACGTGATGGTCGCCGAGGACGTGCGCGCCGCGGCGGGAGGGCGTGACGCGGTATTTGAGGGTGGCGTGGCCACGCGGCGGGAGGTCGACCTCGAGGGGAAGCTCGTCGCTCTCGGCCGAGGGGAAGAGATCCTCCTGCACGCGGACCTCGAGCTTGCGGCGGGCGAGGGAGCGGACGTCGAGGGAGACGACGTTTGGCCGGCCAATCGAGAGGACGGCCGGCGCGCGGCGGACGACGGTGACGAGGCGGCGGCGCGCGAGCAGGGCGTCCGTGAGCGCGAGCAGGGCGATCGCGGCGTCCGTGAGGAGCATGGGGACGAGCAATCCCCGGTCGAGCAGCGTAAAAAAGGAGAGGACGAGCGGACCCGCGAACAGGAGGACGAGCGCGCGCGAGGGGACCATGATCGAAATCAGGCCGCGGTGCGCGGGACCTTCGCCTCGCGCAGGATGTCCTCGACGCAGTCGTCGGCGCTCGTGCCTTCGATCTCGGCGTCGGGGTGGAGGATCAACCGGTGGCGCAGGACGGCGGGGGCGAGCGCCTTGACGTCGTCGGGCGTGACGAAATCGCGGCCCTCGCTGGCGGCGCGCGCGCGGGAGGAGCCGAGCAGGCCAATCGATCCACGCGGGGAGGAGCCGAGGTAGACGGCGCGGTGCGCGCGGGTGCGCGAGACGATATCGGTGATGTATTCGATGATGCCCTCGTCGACGCGGACCTCCCCGAGGGCGCGGCGCATGGCGAGGATGTCGTCGGCCGAGGCGATCGGCTCGAGGCCGGCGCGGTCGAGCCGGGCGGCGGAGAAGCCCTCGACGTGGTGGCGGAGGATCTGCTTCTCGACGGCGGGGCCGGGGTAACGGACGTGCAATTTGACGAGGAACCTGTCGAGCTGGGCCTCGGGCAAGGGATAGGTGCCCTGCGATTCGACGGGGTTTTGCGTGGCGATGACGAGGAAGGGCTCGGGCAGGGGGCGCGTGACGCCGTCGGTGGTGACGGCGAGGTCCTGCATCGCCTCGAGCAGCGCGGATTGCGTCTTCGCGGGGGCGCGGTTGATCTCGTCGGCGAGAAGGAGCTGCGTGAAGACCGGGCCCTCGTGGAAGACGAAGCGGTCCTCTTTCTGGTCGAAGACGTTGCCGCCGGTGACGTCGCTCGGCATGAGGTCGGGGGTGAATTGAATGCGGCGGAAGCTCGCGCCGAAGACGTGGGCGAGGGTGCGGACGAGCAGGGTCTTGCCGAGGCCGGGGACGCCCTCGATGAGGACGTGGCCGCCGCTCAGGATCGCGAGGAGCGTGGCCTCGATGATGTCGTCCTGGCCGAGGAGGACCTTGCCCGCCTCGCGGCGGATGCGATCGAAGGTTTCGCGGAAGAGGGACAGGTTCATGCTTTTCGGGTCTTCTTGCGGGAGCGCTCGCGGGAGGTCTGGGCGAGGAAATGGTCGAGGGCGCGCATGACGGCGAAATCGGCCGCGGCCTGGGCTCGGTCCTTGCCCCGCGCGCGTCCGGGGGGCGCGGCGCCGCCGGAGCGGAGGGACGCGGGGGCCGCCTCTTTTTGCGCCTCGGTGGCCTCGACGAGCACGGTCATGACCTCGCCGGTGCTCTTGCCGGCGCGGACGGCCACGGCCTCCGCGAGCCCGGACAACCCATGGCGGCCCTCGCGCGGGACACGCTCGCGGAGGCGCTCGATGGCCCACGCGGCATAAAGGCCGAGGGCATGGCGCGAGGCGCCGGCGCGAGCAAACGCGAGGCCGAGGGCGCGGACGTGGTCGGAGAACGCGCGCCTCCGATTCGCGGGCGGATCCCGCAAGACGCCGAAGGCGCGGCCCTGCCAGAGGAAATAGAGGCCGAGGAGCAAGAAGAGCTGGAGCAGAATGGGCAAGAGGCGCGCGCGGCCGAGGGTGTCGAGCGGCGTGTCGGCGCCGAGGGAGGTCCAGCCGTCGCAGAGCTCGACCTCACGGTGGAGCGGGCGGAAGAGGGAGATCAAGAAGGCCGCGTTGTCGCCGGCCGTCAAGGCGACGTTCGTGAAGAGTTTGTCGTCGGCGAGGACGATGACGCGGCCGTCGCCGAGCTGCTTGAAGGAGGCATACGCGCCCTCCCCGCGGACGAGCATGCGCTGGGCGTCCGTCAGCGTGAGCGTGGGCCCGGGCGGGAGGGAGAGGAGAATCGCGCCGAACTGGTATTCGTACCGCGTCGTCGGGGCGATGTCGTCGGCGACGACGGGATCTGGTTCGAGGGACGCGCCGGTCCAGGCAGGGAGGTCGGCCGCGCCCGCGATGACGAGGTCGCCGCCCGCCTCGACCCAGCTTTGTAAGCGGCGGAGATCGGAGGCCGAGAGGTCGAGGTCGGGCAAGAGGACAAGCGTCGCGTCGTCCTCGTCGGGCAGTTTGTCGAGGGGATCGCGGCGGTGGCGGAGGTCGATGCCATACGCCCCGAGCACGGCGCCGAGGGCGTGCGTGCCCGAGGGGGATGTGTCGCCGCGGAAGGCGCCGTCGGATTCGTCGAGCGCGGCGACGCGGCCGCAGGAGAGGGTCGCGGAGAGGCCGAGGAGCACGGCGAGCGCAGAGAGGGCGCGCGAGACGAGCGGGACGACGCGGTCGTGGATACGAGCGAAGGCCTCGGCCGAGGGCGCGCGGGATCCGAACTGGACACTCTCCACGTCGGCGACGATCGTGCGCACGTCGGAGGCGATCTCGGGCCGATCGCGGCGGAGGGTCCGCACGTAATCACCATTCGTGCGCGACGCGTGGATCTCGATGAGGCCGTCGCCGTCGAGGCGCCGGAGGAGCGCGGCATACACGTCGTCGATGGCGGGCCCGAACGCGCCACGCTGGGCCGCCACGCGGGCGCGGGCGAGCAGGCGCGCGACGTCGGTCTCGACAGGCCCGCGTGGCCCCGGGCGGCGTGCGCCCGAGGCATTTTCGGGCAAATCCTCGGGCGGCGCCTCGTCCTCGGGCGCGTCACGCTCGGAGAGGACGTTTTTCAGGACCATCCACGCGATAAAAGCCCCGAAGCCGCCGAGCAGGATAAAAAAGAGGACCCGGGCGAAGCCACTCGCGGCGCTGGCCACGGCAGGATCCGCAGGCGCGGGCGGCGGCGGCTTCGCGGCTCCGGGTTCGGCCTGCCCCTTCCCTTCCCCCGCGCCGGGGTCCTTGCCGGGCCCGTCACCACTTTTGCCCGAGCCCGCCTCGCCGCCGCCGGGTTTGCCCGGGCCAGACGCGTCTCCGCTCCCGTTCGGGCCCGCCTCGCCGCCGGATTTGTCCTGCCCGGGTTCCCCGGTGCCGGGGCTCTTTCCCTCGCCGCCGGGGCCCGCCTGGCCTTTCCCGTCCCCGCCCGGCGCTCCGTCCCCCGGGGCGCCGCCGCCCGCAGCATTCTCGAATCGACGCACGGCGACGCGGTCGTCGCGGCCGGACGATCGTCCCGCCAAACAGCGGGAGCCGGCCTTGCATTGCGGGGCGATGCCGGACGGCGGGCCGCCCTTCTCGATGGGCGCGGGCTCCTTGCGGCAGGCGGCAGGCAACGAGGGACATACCTCGCTCGTCTCCCCGACCAGCGAGCAAAAGGCGCGCTCGTCGCCGCCGAGGGGATAATCGTCCTCGTGGCAGAAGCGGTATCGATCGTCGGCGAGGACCTCGCGGACGCGCTCGTCGGCGTTGTAAACCGGGCTCGCGCCGAGGGCCGAGAGGAGCAGGACGAACTTGATCACGCAGCCCTCCTGCGCTCCTGCTCGGCCCGAGCGCGGATCGAGGTGAAGCGGAGCTGGATGTCCCAGCCGTCCTCACGGGTGCGGGTGTCGATGTAATAGAGGAACCGCGCCGTGGAGACGAAAGGAACGGCGAGGAAAAACCCTACGAGGGCCGCAGGAGAGCCGCCGTCCTCGAAGAGCCAGCCGAAGGGACGGCCGAACTGGAGGAGGTCGTTCACGAGCCCGTCGAAGAGCAGCTCGGCCGTGAGGACCCCGCCGAAACGCGCGCCGAGGAGCATGAGGAGGACGAGGAACGCGTCGCCCGTGCGCAAGGAGACGAGCCGCTTGGCCCGCTCGTGCGCGCGCGTGCCGGAGAGGCCCTCGAGCAAACAAGCCTCGTCGAGGAGCAGGAGGCGAATGCCAACGAATGGCAGGAGGAGGAAAAACGTGAGCGCGGCGATCACGAGGCCCACGCCCCGGATGACGAACGAGCCGAGGAGCGCGCCGAGGCGCTTGCGAAAGAGGGAAAAAACCGCGCGCGGGGTGATGGTCGGCGAGAAGATGATCTGGCTGATGGCAATCGTGAAGAGGGCCTCGACGAAGGGCACGGTGAGGAGAGCCGCGAGCCAGACGAGGAGCCAGGAGGCGTCGAACGCATACCGGAGGGCGAGGATGCCCGCGAGCAGCGGGGCGACGACGTAAAGGGTGAGGCGCGTGTAGAGGGAAAACGCGAGGGAGAAGCAGAGGCGGAACGCGAGGTCCATGACCTCGGTGAGGCTCCGGGGGCGCAGGACGATCGCGGAGTCGCCGAGGTTCAAGTCGAGGCCCTCCGCTCGCGGCCGGCGAAGAGCAAATAAGCCGCGACGAGCACGGTGAGGAGGGCGGAGGTGGCCCATTTGACGGGCGCCGGCGCGGCCGAGGGGGACCAGAAACCCTCGATGGCCGCGGCGATGAGGAGCATGACGGCGGCGCCGACGACGAGGCGGACGATGTCGGGCGCGCTCTCGCGCAGGGAGCCGAGGCGGGTGCGGCCGCGGGTGACGACGAGGGAATGGCCCATGCGGAGGCCCGCGGCGCCCGCGATGACGATGGCCGTGAGCTCGAAGGGCCCGTGGCCACACATGAACGTGCCGATATTCCGGCCAAACCCGGCCGCCGTGACCCAGCCGGTCACCATGCCGATGTTGAGGCCGTTGTAGACGAGGAAAAAGACGCTGCCGAGGCCGAAGAAGATGCCGGTGGCGAAGCAACGAAACGCGATGCCGACGTTGTTGTTCACGTAAAACCCGGCCATCGCGGAGTCGGCCCCCTCGCCGCGGCCCGCGTCGAAGCCCTTCGAATACATGTCGGCCATGCCGTCGAGCATGCTGCGCGGAAGGACCTGGGAGGCGGCGTCGGGGACGAAGAGGGCGAGGACGATGCCGATGGCGCAGGGGACGAGGAAGAGCGCGGAGGAGAGCGCGAAAAACGAGGCGTTCTTGCGGAGGGCGCGGGGGAAGTCGCGGGCGAGCAGGGCCCCGAAGGCCGGGACGCGGAAAGGCTCGGCGCCATAAAGCGCGCTGTGCGCGCGGCCGGCGAGGTTGTCGAGGTACGCGACGAGATCGGGGGTGCAGCGGGCGCGGCAGAGGACGAGGTCGCCGGAGAGGGCACGATAAAGCGCGGCCGCGCGGGAGATCGAAGCGCCGTCGAGGTGATGGAGGGCCTCGGCGCGCGAGACGAGGTTCTCGAGCTCGCGCCAATCGGCCGAGCGGGCCGCGAGGATCTCGTCCTGGCTCCTCAAGCCGGCCTCCTGCGCTCACGGGAGCGCGCGTGGATCAAGGCGAGGAGGCGCGCCGCGTCCTTGTTCCGGATGCCCATGCGGCTCGCGAAGAGGGGCGCGACCATGGCCGCGAGCTCCTCTTCCCGCGCGGGGCCGAGGCCATCCTTGCGGCGGAGAAAGAGCTCGATGGCCTCGAGCTCGTCGCCCGAGAGCGGGAGGCGCTGCGGGAGGTTCGCGAGCTCCTTCGGGGTGGGCGGAGGGTCGATGCGGATCGCAGAGGCCACGGCGCGGCGCTCCTCGACGATGACCATGGTGCCCGCGACCATGTCGCCGAGGCGCCGAAAGCGGCCGTCTCGCGCCATGGCGACGAGGCCGAAGGCATAACCGAAGGGGAGGAAGTCCGCGGCGCGGAGGAGGTTGCGGAGGAAGCTGTCGCCGATCCGCAAGGGATGGCCAAAGGCGGTGACGACACGGAGATCGAGCGCGCGTTTGCCCGGGGTGCGGCCATTCCAGGCGACCTCCCAGAGCGTGTAATAGACCCACTCGAGGAGGAAATGAATGACGAGCAGGAAGCCGGTGGAGAGGCCGGAGACGGCGTCCCCGACCGCGAGGCCGCCCAGGAGGGCGAGGATGGCGAAGACGACGAGGATGGCGCCCCGGATGAGGAGGTCGATCAGATAAGCGACGACGCGGCGCGCAGGGCCAGCGACGGGGTAATGAAACCGCACGTGCTCGGGGGTCTCGATCTCCGCGGTGGTGTCGATCGGCTGGAGGCGTCGGGCAGGCTCCGCCATGGGGCGGAGGGCATCACATCACGAGGGAGGGGTGGGGGTCAAAGGAGAACGCCGGGGGATCAGCCCCCCGCGGCGTACAGCACGAGCGCGATCAACACGACGAGGACGAGCGCGCCGAGCCCGGCCGCGACGTACAAGAGAATGGCGCGTGACCCCGCCGGCATGGCGCCCGGGGCGACGACGGCGCCGGGCACCGGGGCCCCGAGGGGCGCCCGCGGCGGGGCGGGAACACCACGCTTCTGGAGCCAGGCGAGCAGCACGTCGTGCATCTCGCCGGCGGTCTGGAAGCGCGCCGCGGGGTCACGCGCCATCGCGCGGCGGATGATCATCGAGAGCTCGGGATCGAGCGTGGGCACGTGCGTCTCGGGAGGGGGCGGGTCCTGCGAGACGACGCGGAACGCGAGCTCGACCGCGTTTTTCACGGCGAACGGGACGTTGCCGGTGACGCATTCGTAGAGGATGACGCCCGCGGCATACACGTCGGCCCGCGCGTCGACCTTGTCGGAGCTCCTGATCTGCTCGGGCGACATGTACATCGGCGTGCCGACCATGGCCCCGGTGCGGGTGAGGCCCTGGCCCATGTTCGTGAGCTTCGAGGCGCCGAAATCGAGGATCTTCAAGAAATCGCCGCCGCCCGCGCCACGCACGAGGAAGAGGTTCGCCGGCTTCAAATCGCGGTGCACGATGCCGAGCGCGTGCGCCATGGAGAGGCCCGCGAGGAGCTGGAGGAGCAGCGACGCAGCCTCCTCGGGCGGGAGCGGGCGGCGGCCCCGCAGGCGATCGGCGAGCGTCGCGCCGTCGAGGTATTCGAGGACGATGAATCGTCCCTCGGGGGCGCTGCCGGCGCCATGGACGAGGACGATGTGCTCGGAGCCGATGCGGCTCGCCGCCTCCGCCTCGCGCTCGAACCGCTGGACGATCTCATTGTTCTGGGAGAGCTCGCGGTGGAGGAGCTTCACCGCGACGCGATGGCCCCGCACGTCGTCGGTGGCCTCGTACACGGCGCTGACCGCGCCCTCGCCGAGGAACCGTACGACCCGGAAGCGCCCCGCGATGAGATGGCCAGGCTGGAGCTCCATCGTCCATCAAGCCTCGAGCACGACGGCGCTCTTGGGCTCCCAGCCGACGACGACCTGCGTGCCCGTCTCGATATGGCCATGCGAGGCGGGAGGCTCGGTCGCGACGACACGCTCGCCGCTCGAGAGGCGCACGACGGTCTTCCAGACGGAGCCGATGAAGACGGTCTCCTCGACCGTCCCGGGGAGCGATACGCCGAGCGATTCGCCGCCCTCCGCCTTGCGAACCGTGACCATTTCGGGCCGCACGCTCAAGGAGACGCCGCGGCCGGCCTCGAGGACGGCGTCGGGCTCGATCGGGATCCGCGCATCGCCGAGGGAAAACACGTGGGCGGCGCCGTCGCGCCGGACCTCGCCCGCGAGCAGGTTGGTCTCGCCGATGAAATCGGCGACGAACCGGGTCTTCGGGCGGTTGTAAATGGCGACGGGCGCGTCGATCTGCTCGATCCTCCCGCCGTTCATGACCGCGACGCGATCACTCATCGTGAGCGCCTCCTCCTGGTCGTGCGTGACGTAGACGAACGTCATGCCGAGCTTGCGCTGGAGGCTCTTCAGCTCGAATTGCATCTCCTTGCGGAGCTTGAGGTCGAGGGCGCCGAGGGGCTCGTCGAGCAAGAGCACGGAGGGGCCGTTCACGATGGCGCGGGCCACGGCGACGCGCTGCTGCTGGCCGCCGGAGAGCTCGCGTGGCTTGCGCGCGGCGAGGCCGTCCATGCGCACCATGGCGAGCACGTCCGAGACCTTGCGCTCGATCTCGGCCTTGGGCAGGCGCTTCTGCTCGAGGCCATACGCGACGTTCTCGCGCACGGTCATGTGGGGGAAGAGGGCGTAGCTCTGGAAGACCGTGTTGACGTCGCGCTTGTAGGGCGGGAGCGCGCTGACCTCACGGCCGCTCAGGAAAATCTCGCCCGAGGTGGGCATCTCGAAGCCGCCGATCATGCGGAGCGTGGTGGTCTTGCCGCAGCCGCTCGGGCCGAGGAAGGTGAGGAACTCCCCTTTCTCGATGGATAAATCGAGCGATTTGACGACCTCGACGTCGCCGAAGCGCTTCACGACCTTGCGTAGCTCGACGATCCTCAATGTAATGACTCCTTGTCGCGGCCGCCGAGCGCGGTGCCGAGCAGGATGAGGGCGATGGATCCGGCGAAGACGAGGGTCGAGATGGCGTTGACCTCGGGAGAAATGCCCCGGCGCATCATGGCCCAGATCTGGATGGGCAACGTGTTGTCGCCCGCGATGAGGAAAAACGTGACCGGAATCTCGTCGAGCGAGAGGGTGAACGAGAGGAGCGCCGAGCCGATGATCGCCGTCTTGATGTTTGGCAGGACGACCCGCCGGAACGTGGTGAGCGGCGGCGCGCCGAGGTCCGCCGAGGCCTCCTCGAGCGAAGGATCGAGGCGCTTCAACCGGGCATAGACCTGCGTGAGGGTGATGGCGATGAGGAAGGTGCCGTGGCCGATGAGCACGGCGAGCAGCGAGACGGGGACGCCGATGAGCGGGAAGAAGCTCAACATGGCGACGCCCGTGACGATGCCGGGCAAGGTGAGCGGCAGGAGGACGACGCGCTCGAGGACACGTTTGCCCGGAAAATCGTGGCGCGCGAGCGCGATGGCGCCGGGGACGCCGAGCAAGAGGCCGATCGCCGTGCCGCCGAGCGCGATGAGGACGCTGATCCGTAATGCCGCGAGGAGCTCGTCGTTCTCGAAGAGCTGCTGGTACCAGCGCAGGGAGAAGCCGCGCATCGGGAAGACGTTCACCGACTCGGGGTTGAACGAATACACGACGACGACCACCATCGGCAGGTAGATGAACGCGAGGACGGCCGCCGCCGCGCTGCCGACGAGGAAGGTGGGCAGGTCAAAGCGGCGCACTAGCGCGCTCCTCCGAACCGGCCGCGGCCCGTCTCGAGGCTCGCGAACGCTCTCTCGGCGCGGGACGTGCTCTCGAGGAGCAGCACGACGACGACGAGCAGGACGATCCCCACGACGGAGCCGAGCGGGCGATCGTTCGAGGTGCCGAACAGGTTCTGCACGACGTTCGAGATCATGAGGTTGTTGGTGCCGCCGAGCAGGACGGGCGCGAGGAAATCACCGAGCGTCAAGACGAACGCGAAGGTGCCGCCGGCGATGAGGCCGGGTAACGAGAGCGGCAGGACGATCCGGAAGAACGTGGTCAGGCGGCCGGCGCCGAGGTCCTTCGAGGCCTCGACGAGCGGGCGGGGGATCTGCTCGAAGGCGGTGTACACCGGCATGAGCACGAAGGGCGTGTAGATGTGGACGAGGCCGAGGATGATGGCCCATTCACTGTAGAGAAAGGCCTCGACGGGCGCGTCCGTGATCTTCGCCCATTGCAATGCCGAGTTC
The nucleotide sequence above comes from Polyangium spumosum. Encoded proteins:
- a CDS encoding AAA family ATPase, encoding MNLSLFRETFDRIRREAGKVLLGQDDIIEATLLAILSGGHVLIEGVPGLGKTLLVRTLAHVFGASFRRIQFTPDLMPSDVTGGNVFDQKEDRFVFHEGPVFTQLLLADEINRAPAKTQSALLEAMQDLAVTTDGVTRPLPEPFLVIATQNPVESQGTYPLPEAQLDRFLVKLHVRYPGPAVEKQILRHHVEGFSAARLDRAGLEPIASADDILAMRRALGEVRVDEGIIEYITDIVSRTRAHRAVYLGSSPRGSIGLLGSSRARAASEGRDFVTPDDVKALAPAVLRHRLILHPDAEIEGTSADDCVEDILREAKVPRTAA
- a CDS encoding ABC transporter permease encodes the protein MDTAPAAKASDQAITPPKRRALLFLVLPPALWLVCFLVIPYLSLFFQSFLSTNDIGDVVLEPTLDPWKSFFTKDLYRDTLLYTFKIAAMVTALAVLCSVPLAYFIAFKVRRYKELLYSLIIVPLWVSYIVRAYAWKIILGREGILNSALQWAKITDAPVEAFLYSEWAIILGLVHIYTPFVLMPVYTAFEQIPRPLVEASKDLGAGRLTTFFRIVLPLSLPGLIAGGTFAFVLTLGDFLAPVLLGGTNNLMISNVVQNLFGTSNDRPLGSVVGIVLLVVVVLLLESTSRAERAFASLETGRGRFGGAR
- a CDS encoding stage II sporulation protein M translates to MRSQDEILAARSADWRELENLVSRAEALHHLDGASISRAAALYRALSGDLVLCRARCTPDLVAYLDNLAGRAHSALYGAEPFRVPAFGALLARDFPRALRKNASFFALSSALFLVPCAIGIVLALFVPDAASQVLPRSMLDGMADMYSKGFDAGRGEGADSAMAGFYVNNNVGIAFRCFATGIFFGLGSVFFLVYNGLNIGMVTGWVTAAGFGRNIGTFMCGHGPFELTAIVIAGAAGLRMGHSLVVTRGRTRLGSLRESAPDIVRLVVGAAVMLLIAAAIEGFWSPSAAPAPVKWATSALLTVLVAAYLLFAGRERRAST
- a CDS encoding DUF58 domain-containing protein encodes the protein MVPSRALVLLFAGPLVLSFFTLLDRGLLVPMLLTDAAIALLALTDALLARRRLVTVVRRAPAVLSIGRPNVVSLDVRSLARRKLEVRVQEDLFPSAESDELPLEVDLPPRGHATLKYRVTPSRRGAHVLGDHHVRYPSPLGLWIRQYTIAARSPVKVYPDLEAVRGYELLARQDRDPAGVRASRRLGGESEFARLREYRREDEYRSIDWRATARRKKLIAREYQLESDQNVVFLIDAGRLMTAEFANLSLFDHALNATLMLSHVASRGGDKVSMMAFAEEVLAYAPLTGGARATRKIVQAGYDIEPDLAPTNYRAAFEALAVRVKKRTLVVLFTQVVDEVAAAELEKLMRGLLPRHLPLLVLLRDVDVDALALGHAGETRALSGVGPYLRGAAAEILSFRDKLVRRLKQHGALVLDVAPGELTPALINRYLEIKARHLL
- a CDS encoding DUF4350 domain-containing protein, with product MIKFVLLLSALGASPVYNADERVREVLADDRYRFCHEDDYPLGGDERAFCSLVGETSEVCPSLPAACRKEPAPIEKGGPPSGIAPQCKAGSRCLAGRSSGRDDRVAVRRFENAAGGGAPGDGAPGGDGKGQAGPGGEGKSPGTGEPGQDKSGGEAGPNGSGDASGPGKPGGGEAGSGKSGDGPGKDPGAGEGKGQAEPGAAKPPPPAPADPAVASAASGFARVLFFILLGGFGAFIAWMVLKNVLSERDAPEDEAPPEDLPENASGARRPGPRGPVETDVARLLARARVAAQRGAFGPAIDDVYAALLRRLDGDGLIEIHASRTNGDYVRTLRRDRPEIASDVRTIVADVESVQFGSRAPSAEAFARIHDRVVPLVSRALSALAVLLGLSATLSCGRVAALDESDGAFRGDTSPSGTHALGAVLGAYGIDLRHRRDPLDKLPDEDDATLVLLPDLDLSASDLRRLQSWVEAGGDLVIAGAADLPAWTGASLEPDPVVADDIAPTTRYEYQFGAILLSLPPGPTLTLTDAQRMLVRGEGAYASFKQLGDGRVIVLADDKLFTNVALTAGDNAAFLISLFRPLHREVELCDGWTSLGADTPLDTLGRARLLPILLQLFLLLGLYFLWQGRAFGVLRDPPANRRRAFSDHVRALGLAFARAGASRHALGLYAAWAIERLRERVPREGRHGLSGLAEAVAVRAGKSTGEVMTVLVEATEAQKEAAPASLRSGGAAPPGRARGKDRAQAAADFAVMRALDHFLAQTSRERSRKKTRKA
- a CDS encoding serine/threonine-protein kinase — its product is MELQPGHLIAGRFRVVRFLGEGAVSAVYEATDDVRGHRVAVKLLHRELSQNNEIVQRFEREAEAASRIGSEHIVLVHGAGSAPEGRFIVLEYLDGATLADRLRGRRPLPPEEAASLLLQLLAGLSMAHALGIVHRDLKPANLFLVRGAGGGDFLKILDFGASKLTNMGQGLTRTGAMVGTPMYMSPEQIRSSDKVDARADVYAAGVILYECVTGNVPFAVKNAVELAFRVVSQDPPPPETHVPTLDPELSMIIRRAMARDPAARFQTAGEMHDVLLAWLQKRGVPAPPRAPLGAPVPGAVVAPGAMPAGSRAILLYVAAGLGALVLVVLIALVLYAAGG
- a CDS encoding RDD family protein is translated as MAEPARRLQPIDTTAEIETPEHVRFHYPVAGPARRVVAYLIDLLIRGAILVVFAILALLGGLAVGDAVSGLSTGFLLVIHFLLEWVYYTLWEVAWNGRTPGKRALDLRVVTAFGHPLRIGDSFLRNLLRAADFLPFGYAFGLVAMARDGRFRRLGDMVAGTMVIVEERRAVASAIRIDPPPTPKELANLPQRLPLSGDELEAIELFLRRKDGLGPAREEELAAMVAPLFASRMGIRNKDAARLLALIHARSRERRRPA
- a CDS encoding ABC transporter permease subunit, translated to MRRFDLPTFLVGSAAAAVLAFIYLPMVVVVVYSFNPESVNVFPMRGFSLRWYQQLFENDELLAALRISVLIALGGTAIGLLLGVPGAIALARHDFPGKRVLERVVLLPLTLPGIVTGVAMLSFFPLIGVPVSLLAVLIGHGTFLIAITLTQVYARLKRLDPSLEEASADLGAPPLTTFRRVVLPNIKTAIIGSALLSFTLSLDEIPVTFFLIAGDNTLPIQIWAMMRRGISPEVNAISTLVFAGSIALILLGTALGGRDKESLH
- a CDS encoding ABC transporter ATP-binding protein — encoded protein: MRIVELRKVVKRFGDVEVVKSLDLSIEKGEFLTFLGPSGCGKTTTLRMIGGFEMPTSGEIFLSGREVSALPPYKRDVNTVFQSYALFPHMTVRENVAYGLEQKRLPKAEIERKVSDVLAMVRMDGLAARKPRELSGGQQQRVAVARAIVNGPSVLLLDEPLGALDLKLRKEMQFELKSLQRKLGMTFVYVTHDQEEALTMSDRVAVMNGGRIEQIDAPVAIYNRPKTRFVADFIGETNLLAGEVRRDGAAHVFSLGDARIPIEPDAVLEAGRGVSLSVRPEMVTVRKAEGGESLGVSLPGTVEETVFIGSVWKTVVRLSSGERVVATEPPASHGHIETGTQVVVGWEPKSAVVLEA